One Sulfolobus sp. S-194 DNA segment encodes these proteins:
- the gapN gene encoding NADP-dependent glyceraldehyde-3-phosphate dehydrogenase: protein MVTLKELTGFKDIYTIDSDGIPIFKTYLAGEWVGSKEIENIKSPIDLTVYARIPKLNYEMVDNTLSILYNRGRWAIRDLPGEKRLKIYHTLADLIDKYREDFVEVLMIGNGKTKGAAQGEVNAAIERLIRADLDVRKLYGEYVPGDWSSESLEAEAIIRREPLGVVLAITPFNYPLFDIVNKLVYSTVAGNAFMLKPASSTPLPAIMLAKLLEIAGFPKEALAIITVPGSEMDKIVADKRISVISLTGSSETGEHVMKVAGLKQYVMELGGGDPAIVLDDADPKTTAQKIITGITSYSGQRCDSIKFIFAEPKVYEELKNYIVEELKKVKVGDPRESDTIMGPIIDTRTVDEFEYAVKDAVEKGGNILYGGKRLGPTYIEPTLIEIDKEKIKDLYLYKKEVFLSIAVITKVNNIDEAIELSNGRRYGLDAAIFGNDITKIRKLIRMLEVGAVYVNEYPKHGIGYFPFGGRKDSGIGREGIGYTIENVTAYKTIVYNYRGKGVWEYL, encoded by the coding sequence ATGGTTACTCTAAAAGAACTAACTGGATTTAAAGATATATACACTATTGATTCAGACGGTATTCCGATTTTTAAGACTTATCTGGCTGGAGAATGGGTTGGCTCAAAAGAGATTGAGAACATAAAGTCACCAATTGATCTAACTGTTTATGCTAGAATACCGAAGTTAAACTATGAAATGGTTGACAATACACTATCAATTCTCTATAATAGAGGTAGATGGGCAATAAGAGATCTTCCTGGTGAAAAGAGACTTAAAATATATCACACTCTTGCTGATCTAATAGATAAGTATAGGGAAGATTTTGTTGAGGTTCTAATGATAGGAAATGGTAAAACTAAGGGTGCGGCTCAAGGAGAAGTGAATGCTGCTATAGAGAGGCTCATAAGAGCCGATTTAGATGTTAGGAAACTGTATGGTGAATACGTTCCAGGAGATTGGAGTAGCGAAAGTTTAGAAGCCGAAGCAATAATTAGAAGAGAACCATTAGGAGTGGTTCTAGCAATAACTCCATTTAATTATCCTCTTTTTGATATTGTAAACAAACTTGTTTACTCTACAGTAGCTGGAAATGCATTTATGTTAAAGCCTGCTTCCTCAACTCCCTTACCAGCAATTATGCTAGCTAAATTATTAGAAATTGCTGGCTTTCCAAAAGAGGCTTTAGCAATAATTACTGTGCCAGGGAGCGAAATGGATAAGATAGTTGCTGATAAACGCATATCAGTGATTTCATTGACGGGAAGCAGTGAGACCGGAGAACATGTAATGAAAGTTGCCGGACTTAAACAATATGTCATGGAGTTGGGTGGTGGTGATCCAGCAATAGTTTTAGATGATGCAGATCCAAAGACTACAGCACAGAAAATTATTACTGGTATTACAAGTTACTCTGGGCAAAGATGTGATTCAATAAAGTTTATATTTGCTGAGCCAAAAGTTTATGAAGAATTAAAGAATTATATTGTAGAAGAGTTAAAGAAAGTGAAAGTTGGTGATCCTAGAGAATCAGATACTATAATGGGACCTATTATCGACACAAGAACTGTTGATGAATTTGAGTATGCTGTGAAAGACGCTGTAGAAAAAGGAGGGAATATTCTTTATGGCGGAAAGAGGCTTGGACCAACTTACATAGAACCGACTCTGATTGAGATTGATAAAGAAAAGATTAAGGATTTATATCTCTACAAGAAAGAAGTTTTCCTTTCAATTGCTGTAATAACTAAAGTCAACAACATAGATGAGGCTATTGAACTCAGCAACGGAAGAAGATATGGTTTAGATGCTGCAATATTCGGTAATGATATTACGAAGATAAGGAAGCTAATTAGAATGCTTGAAGTTGGTGCTGTATATGTTAATGAATACCCGAAACATGGAATTGGGTACTTCCCATTTGGTGGAAGGAAGGATTCAGGAATTGGAAGAGAGGGTATTGGATATACAATTGAAAATGTAACAGCGTACAAGACTATTGTATACAATTATCGCGGTAAAGGTGTATGGGAGTACTTGTAA
- the kdgK gene encoding bifunctional 2-dehydro-3-deoxygluconokinase/2-dehydro-3-deoxygalactonokinase yields the protein MAKLITLGEILIEFNALSPGPLRHVTYFEKHVAGSEANYCVAFIKQGNECGIIARVGGDEFGYNAIEWLKGQGIDVSHVKIDPSAPTGIFFIQRHYPVPFKSESIYYRKGSAGSKLSPEDIDEKYIKSADLIHSSGITLAISSTAKEAVYRAFQFASTRSFDTNIRLKLWSAEEAKREILKLLSTFHLKFLITDTDDSKIILGESDPDKAAKAFSDYAEIIVMKLGPKGAIVYYDSKKYYSSGYQVPVEDVTGAGDALGGTFLSLYYKGFEIEKALDYAIVASTLNVMIRGDQENLPTTKDIETFLREMEKQ from the coding sequence ATGGCTAAGCTGATTACTTTAGGAGAAATTCTAATTGAATTTAATGCATTATCTCCTGGTCCCTTAAGGCATGTAACTTATTTTGAAAAGCATGTTGCTGGCAGTGAGGCTAATTATTGTGTAGCATTTATTAAGCAAGGTAATGAATGTGGAATTATTGCAAGGGTTGGTGGTGACGAGTTCGGTTATAATGCTATTGAATGGTTAAAAGGTCAGGGTATTGATGTTTCTCACGTAAAAATTGATCCTTCAGCACCAACTGGAATATTTTTTATCCAACGACACTACCCAGTTCCTTTCAAGAGTGAGTCAATATACTATAGAAAGGGAAGTGCTGGAAGTAAATTATCACCAGAAGATATCGATGAGAAATATATTAAGTCAGCTGATTTGATTCATTCTTCTGGTATTACTTTAGCAATTTCATCGACAGCTAAAGAAGCTGTATATAGAGCATTTCAATTTGCTTCAACTAGATCATTTGATACAAATATAAGGCTAAAATTATGGTCTGCTGAGGAGGCAAAACGAGAAATTCTTAAGTTGTTATCTACATTTCATCTGAAATTTCTCATTACTGACACGGATGATTCTAAGATTATTCTAGGTGAGAGTGATCCAGATAAAGCCGCAAAAGCGTTTTCGGATTATGCCGAAATTATAGTTATGAAACTGGGCCCTAAAGGAGCAATTGTGTACTATGATAGTAAGAAGTATTATTCCTCTGGCTATCAAGTCCCAGTAGAGGATGTTACTGGTGCTGGAGACGCACTTGGCGGTACTTTTCTATCATTATATTATAAGGGTTTTGAAATAGAGAAAGCCTTAGATTATGCCATTGTAGCTTCTACCTTAAATGTTATGATAAGGGGCGATCAAGAGAATCTTCCAACAACTAAGGACATAGAAACATTTCTAAGAGAAATGGAAAAACAATAA
- a CDS encoding bifunctional 2-dehydro-3-deoxy-phosphogluconate/2-dehydro-3-deoxy-6-phosphogalactonate aldolase gives MDIITPILTPFTKEGKIDVEKLKTHAKFLVDNGIDLLFVNGTTGLGPALSKEEKLTTLKAIYDVTNKVIFQVGSLNINDVIELVKASKDFDIIGIASYPPFYFPRLPEKFLLKYFTTIANYSPHPLYIYNYPLATGYDISAKVVYQIRDLITGLKDTNQDLSHSLEYKILMPNLKVYNGSDSLVFYSITSLDGSVTAASNYLPHVMKKMKEYITSGKVSKAIELQKLINKALDISRKYGQLSAIYYLVKEFLGYDVGYPRGPIFPLEDDEVKAMLNEIQPIKKEIERAVS, from the coding sequence ATGGATATTATAACACCTATTCTTACTCCTTTCACTAAAGAAGGAAAAATAGACGTAGAGAAATTGAAAACACATGCAAAGTTCTTAGTAGATAATGGAATTGACCTGCTTTTCGTTAACGGAACTACAGGACTTGGGCCGGCACTTTCGAAAGAAGAGAAACTTACAACCCTAAAGGCAATCTATGATGTTACAAACAAGGTAATATTTCAAGTTGGTAGCCTTAATATAAATGACGTAATTGAACTAGTTAAGGCTTCAAAAGATTTTGATATTATTGGAATAGCCTCTTATCCTCCTTTCTATTTTCCAAGATTACCAGAAAAGTTTTTACTAAAATACTTTACTACAATAGCCAATTATTCTCCTCATCCCTTATACATTTACAATTATCCTCTGGCAACTGGTTACGACATTTCTGCAAAAGTAGTATATCAAATCAGGGACTTAATTACAGGTTTAAAAGATACTAATCAAGATCTCTCCCACTCATTAGAATATAAGATTCTAATGCCTAACTTAAAGGTATATAACGGTTCAGATTCTTTAGTCTTTTATTCTATAACCTCATTAGATGGAAGTGTAACTGCAGCATCAAACTACTTGCCTCATGTAATGAAAAAGATGAAGGAGTATATTACTTCTGGAAAAGTAAGCAAGGCGATAGAATTACAGAAACTAATAAACAAAGCCCTTGATATAAGTAGAAAATATGGACAATTGTCAGCTATTTACTATCTAGTAAAGGAATTTTTAGGCTATGATGTTGGCTATCCTAGAGGTCCTATATTTCCATTAGAAGATGATGAAGTTAAAGCTATGTTAAATGAGATCCAGCCCATAAAGAAAGAAATAGAAAGAGCTGTTTCGTAA
- a CDS encoding DMT family transporter → MNKYYALLIAGGITFGTASIFIKLSNMTPGALAFFRFFIVGLIFFFISRVDFKKILKYSPFGFLLALHMITFIISVYTTTIIDATVLVSTSPFFVILLSRFTKFKNTVKDIMGSVIGFVGVVLINYPLVLGYLVGNVIALFSAFLIALYTVFLSRVEENSIALTSAIYISSSLFTFPLFVIQGFGKIDLTSVLSLLGLIFLPTLIGHTSVVIASGKVKPQHIEIIGLLEPVIASILAIFIFHQIPTAFQLMGSALILFSVLYIIM, encoded by the coding sequence ATGAACAAATACTACGCTCTTTTGATCGCAGGTGGAATTACTTTTGGTACTGCGTCAATCTTCATTAAACTTTCTAATATGACTCCCGGGGCATTGGCATTTTTTAGATTCTTTATTGTTGGTCTCATATTCTTTTTTATATCTAGAGTAGATTTTAAAAAGATCTTAAAATATTCTCCATTTGGATTCCTTTTAGCATTACATATGATAACGTTTATTATAAGCGTTTATACTACGACAATAATTGATGCTACAGTACTAGTTTCTACTTCACCTTTCTTTGTAATTTTATTATCTAGGTTCACAAAATTTAAAAATACAGTTAAGGATATCATGGGAAGTGTAATAGGTTTTGTGGGTGTAGTACTAATAAACTATCCTCTAGTGTTAGGATATTTGGTAGGCAACGTAATAGCTCTCTTCTCTGCCTTTTTAATTGCATTGTATACGGTTTTTCTCAGTAGGGTTGAGGAGAATTCAATCGCACTTACATCAGCAATTTATATATCTTCGTCACTTTTTACATTTCCGCTATTCGTGATTCAAGGTTTCGGAAAAATTGATTTAACATCAGTTCTCTCCCTATTAGGTTTGATCTTTTTACCAACATTAATAGGGCATACTTCAGTTGTAATTGCATCTGGAAAAGTTAAACCACAGCACATAGAGATAATAGGATTATTAGAGCCAGTAATAGCTTCAATACTGGCTATCTTTATTTTTCATCAAATTCCCACAGCCTTTCAACTAATGGGCTCTGCCCTAATACTTTTTTCTGTATTATATATAATCATGTAA